The Pleuronectes platessa chromosome 13, fPlePla1.1, whole genome shotgun sequence genome includes a window with the following:
- the LOC128454462 gene encoding nucleoprotein TPR isoform X2 gives MAAVLLQVLERTELNKLPKGAQNKLEKFVTELQNANEALKTLHERFKADSEQQYFDVEKRLSESQEQILSATRDLQTLKEENKKLNEELSTLKGIEGETFQDKTPQPQTKTKYEIEAEKRELARLLEKRTQEVENLTQDVNRLNEKLTETSKVKMELQLKLDEIQSSATSLQHREKRTEQEKELLEKKIEWSTTELKNKTDELLNTNREKGKEILELQSSLKNTKEQVTTLESQLMSLKQTSESQSKRADDLNNKLKQAKDERSAMEEKYRNELNAHIKLSSLYKGAATDMETKNQELCRAVEELSKVVKHTGEANKTLEKKVSEGAELKTQLEAELKEKIKKMEKELENVTMKASGKHCCVPSLTDEQLDQMCPSAAAIAAIVKPGMKFFDLYNAYAECQTHLQLEKQETNRVSRVLDEIVQEVESKAPLLKRQRQEYEGMQRSMASLCNKLEQARMEIHGLQKEKEETKQRCEALDREKLRVERQLDDTSTQVCVLLAELEEARGNRVIKTDSSSADISSTSEVNNPRQLSFRSVEELQKQNQSLLGRLRELEQEKDREQSRVTSARVSELEASVDKLQKEVEHLREQRNQQKQLADSNARQRDMYKALLTHSTGFSLPPQGLESSSQPANVRPSAPGTRSTPQRAAAVEAAQSTQAKAALKQLNDAFSLYKKEKAENDRMLNETNDRLQSQITELSSSHAKLTSQLEFSNKRYEILQETVSAYRREITALQDRNQKMSATAQRHEHIIHTMTQDMRQANEKLSLEEVRVVNVTKEKDMLRQAESRLTREKEAILAEQRNQNLLLTNLKTIQLTMERAETETRQRLNNKIEHLEEELASMKSRMDQEVAQRHSLGRTMDAQLLEAKKQLETQNILQQRTRELLRSSEQQVATLKTQLASASSSEAVTSSSNTTTTATRAAPVRAQLRVRPQAPAASQQPPSQSEQEIAEVRGLLRTAEEQNSELAEQLKNANATVDQYRAVVLTLEDSLKKEKESRSPLEIRLKESEEVQKQLEKRIVEVEKMKQREQDEGRKAVDAVEKQVFELQRSLKTSQTEQQEALERAAASLTQEQKATQDSLLQTKLASEAQSKYERELMLHAADVEALQELKKRIQQDVAQKRELEEQINKTSSLLQEKTAALNTLEKQLKDDLSTQSRRCEELGKQNALLHQQMDDMASKSRQQQQQQQLDLSFSEEGKTTEQILEILRFVRQEKQIAVAQCEVSEGESLRYKQRVEHQDRELKELQDTLNAERQKMQATAKTLVQQEEQLKKMSTISTLQENNRMLKMNRDKLQQELQQAQAKVTKLQSDISPLHNSLSLLSEKNGSLQADKRLLEEDLKHWKAKAQLLASQRKDGDVEEKQKLTNEREAQQRRIAQLAEETAKLKTELARSSASSNSTQSQLQGIRDSVAQQISEKENLKKDLETKKNEILEKNKTITQVKKIGRRYKTQYDELKVQHDKLVAETASKAGSEAGPSQEVQQELAKAQEELNKAREELKTLKEDVQKKQQETQKALQELEEAQKENQKTKEKSQEVQNQITKNQNQLTQLQSQLSQTQSQLQQNQNQLTQSQKELQQAKNHTQQIQNQLKSAQTQAQARQSQNQLLQKELQQVKEALQQSLASQKELQQTHQTNQQSHNQEVNNLKTTLSQSEGKATELQGQLDSLQKTVGEREADIKRLQEQLNEANQANDASQASQAKSFQASDANTGGDTNKAQQEEVAKLRQELLDCKNKEEQLRQQISDKEEKTKKAFMGAKTKISQLINAKEQLIKETEELKQNKEELEGRVNALKSQYEGRILRLDRELRELRETQSQSEPREEPQEQSGSKVMDQPRSADQRQISLKSPAQDRGGSSLSDPPTANIRPTPSTPSPSNKPSPSPGNKATPRASIRPMVTPATIPIPTPTATVMPTTQSDSQEVLISTGVAVHSTTSSLVSTPNSITQPASLQATAFVQPTQQQAVSQEAGSSMDTERPSTSSSLIGAGSKRAREEEEEGQEEEEEEESRPESSHTSPTTKKLRLKPSIALEMEGDEEMEGELRDEGEQQDSPDDSQELPEEGFPILAEDEEDIEEEGVSQSVPSYQMLSQGSAIIRDVIVIDTDSESRESKDGEEKREDEEDEDEEEGDEYKEEEEDDEDEDDAGDGEMRGGDESNERSGAEDEGEEEDPSEATNAEEDVCGASSDSQHASEPQQSSEGSSSATSESDPVRDLVHLPPTSSSIFSPSYSPLTPRLPHPRRPTHSLPPRLYIQPPPPELGPPHMQRQSSQLRRTSVGRGLQLTPGIGSTQHFFDDDDRMVPSTPTLVVPHRTDGFAEAIHSPQVAGLSTRFRFGPPEDLLPQTSASHSDLGQLASQGGLGMYESPLFLAAHDEDGGGRSVPTTPLQVAAPVTVFTESLPSDSGDNMASQSVPMVTASTGMASAAEDIDEVFVEQEAEGPGIESSLESQTDMESTGQQSDDASLPSTSQDPDTSSVTQRRMMSSQSPISSLSGRGTRGGRGEARMFISRRGTYSRGGRGGAMGRGGIA, from the exons ATGGCGGCCGTGCTGCTGCAGGTCCTGGAGCGGACGGAGTTAAACAAACTCCCGAAAGGCGCCCAGAACAAGCTGGAGAAGTTTGTGACGGAGCTGCAGAATGCTAACGAGGCGCTGAAGACACTGCACGAGCGCTTCAAAGCAGACAGCG AGCAGCAGTACTTTGACGTCGAGAAGAGACTGTCAGAGAGCCAGGAACAGATCCTGTCAGCCACCAGAGACTTGCAGACCCTGAAGGAGGAAAATAAGAAACTCA ATGAAGAGCTGAGTACCCTGAAAGGAATAGAGGGCGAGACCTTTCAAGATAAAACTCCACAGCCG CAAACAAAGACCAAGTATGAGATTGAGGCAGAGAAGAGGGAGCTGGCGAGGTTGCTGGAGAAGAGAACACAGGAGGTGGAGAACCTTACAC aggATGTGAATCGTCTAAACGAGAAGCTGACTGAGACAAGCAAAGTGAAGATGGAGCTGCAGTTGAAACTGGATGAAATACAATCATCTGCGACGTCGCTACAG CATCGGGAGAAGCGTacggagcaggagaaagaatTACTGGAGAAGAAAATTGAGTGGTCAACCACAGAGCTGAAGAACAAGACCGATGAACTGCTCAACACCAACAGAGAAAAAGGCAAAGAGATACTGGAGCTTCAGAGTAGTCTGAAGAACACCAAGGAGCAG GTGACCACACTGGAAAGTCAGCTCATGTCTTTGAAGCAAACCAGTGAAAGCCAAAGTAAGAGAGCTGAtgacctcaacaacaaactcaAACAG GCTAAAGATGAGCGGAGTGCCATGGAGGAGAAATACCGCAATGAGCTCAATGCTCATATCAAGTTGTCTTCACTGTACAAG GGGGCAGCAACGGATATGGAGACAAAAAATCAAGAACTGTGCAGAGCTGTGGAAGAGCTCAGCAAAGTTGTTAAACACACCGGGGAGG CCAATAAGACTCTGGAGAAGAAGGTGTCTGAGGGAGCAGAACTGAAGACGCAGCTTGAGGCAGAGCTGAAGGAAAAAATCAAGAAAATGGAGAAAGAGCTGGAAAATGTAACAATGAAGGCTTCTGGGAAACACTGCT GTGTACCATCTTTGACTGATGAGCAGCTGGACCAAATGTGTCCTTCAGCAGCTGCCATTGCTGCAATTGTAAAGCCTGGCATGAAGTTCTTTGAC CTGTATAATGCCTATGCAGAGTGTCAGACGCATCTTCAGCTTGAGAAACAGGAGACCAACAGAGTGAGCCGAGTGCTGGATGAGATCGTCCAGGAAGTCGAGTCCAAAGCGCCTCTCCTGAAACGTCAGAGACAGGAGTATGAGGGCATGCAAAGGTCCATGGCTTCCCTGTGCAACAAACTGGAACAGGCTCGAATG GAAATCCACGGTttgcaaaaagagaaagaagagaccaAGCAACGCTGTGAGGCCTTGGACAGAGAAAAACTGAGGGTAGAAAGACAGTTAGATGATACATCTACACAG GTGTGTGTTCTTCTGGCCGAGCTTGAGGAAGCCAGAGGTAATCGGGTGATCAAGACTGACAGCAGCTCTGCCGACATTTCCAGCACTTCTGAAGTCAACAACCCACGCCAGTTGTCTTTCCGCAGTGTTGAAGAGCTGCAAAAGCAGAACCAGAGCCTTCTGGGAAGGCtgagggagctggagcaggagaaggacagagagcAGAGCCGTGTGACTTCAGCACG TGTGTCTGAATTGGAGGCCAGTGTGGATAAACTCCAGAAGGAGGTGGAGCATCTCAGAGAGCAAAGGAACCAGCAGAAACAGCTGGCTGACTCCAAcgccagacagagagacatgtACAAGGCTCTGTTGACTCACAGCACTGGCTTCAGCCTGCCTCCTCAAG GTCTAGAGTCCTCATCCCAGCCCGCAAATGTTCGTCCTTCAGCCCCAGGAACTCGCTCTACTCCACAACGAGCTGCGGCCGTCGAGGCAGCACAGAGTACTCAGGCTAAAGCTGCTTTAAAACAG CTCAACGATGCCTTCAGTCTGTATAAAAAAGAGAAGGCAGAGAACGACAGGATGCTGAATGAAACAAACGACAGACTGCAGAGCCAGATAACAGAACTCAGCTCCAGTCACGCCAAGCTGACTTCTCAACTGGAGTTCAGCAACAAGAG GTATGAGATTCTCCAGGAGACTGTATCAGCCTACCGCAGAGAGATCACTGCCCTTCAGGACAGAAACCAAAAAATGTCTGCTACGGCCCAACGACACGAGCACATCATCCACACAATGACCCAGGACATGCGGCAGGCTAATGAAAAACTGTCACTGGAAGAG GTGCGTGTAGTGAATGTGACCAAAGAGAAAGATATGTTAAGACAGGCAGAGAGTCGACTGACTCGAGAGAAGGAAGCAATACTGGCTGAGCAACGTAACCAGAACCTACTGCTCACCAACCTCAAGACAATACAG TTGACTATGGAgcgagcagagacagagacccGCCAGCGACTGAACAACAAGATCGAGCATCTGGAGGAAGAGCTAGCTTCCATGAAGAGCAGGATGGACCAGGAAGTTGCTCAAAGACATTCCCTCGGACGAACTATGGAT gctcagcTGTTAGAAGCCAAGAAGCAGCTTGAGACCCAgaacatcctgcagcagagaacCAGGGAGTTGTTGCGCAGCTCTGAACAGCAGGTGGcaacactgaaaacacagcTGGCTTCTGCTTCATCCTCTGAGGCTGTTACCAGCTCCagcaacaccaccaccacagctACCAGAGCTGCACCCGTCAGAGCTCAACTGAGAG TACGCCCTCAAGCGCCAGCAGCCTCCCAGCAGCCTCCCAGCCAATCAGAACAGGAGATTGCAGAGGTGAGAGGTCTTCTCCGTACTGCTGAGGAACAGAACAGTGAACTGGCAGAGCAGCTGAAGAACGCCAATGCTACTGTGGATCAGTACAGAGCCGTGGTACTGACTCTGGAAGACAgtctgaagaaagaaaaggag TCCCGCTCCCCCCTGGAGATCCGTCTGAAGGAGTCGGAGGAGGTGCAGAAGCAGCTGGAGAAGAGGATTGTAGAGGTGGAGAAGATGAAGCAGCGGGAGCAGGATGAGGGGAGGAAAGCTGTGGACGCGGTAGAGAAACAA GTGTTTGAGCTGCAGCGCAGTCTGAAGACCAGTCAGACGGAACAGCAGGAGGCGCTGGAGAGAGCAGCTGCTTCTCTTACTCAGGAGCAGAAGGCCACACAAGACAGTCTGCTGCAG ACTAAGCTTGCTAGTGAGGCGCAGTCTAAGTATGAGCGGGAGTTGATGCTTCATGCTGCTGATGTGGAGGCTCTGCAGGAGCTCAAGAAAAGAATTCAACAAGATGTGGCCCAGAAGAGGGAGTTAGAGGAGCAAATAAACAAGACGTCCTCCCTCCTGCAGGAGAAAACTGCTGCATTGAACACACTGGAGAAACAGCTCAAG GATGACCTGTCCACTCAGAGTCGGCGCTGTGAGGAGCTGGGGAAGCAGAATGCTCTCTTGCACCAGCAGATGGATGACATGGCCTCCAAgagtcgtcagcagcaacagcagcagcagctcgaccTGTCATTCAGTGAGGAAGGAAAGACCACTGAACAGATTCTAGAGATACTCAG GTTTGTGCGGCAGGAGAAACAGATAGCTGTGGCTCAATGTGAGGTGTCGGAAGGAGAAAGTCTTCGTTACAAACAGCGAGTGGAACACCAAGACAGAGAACTTAAGGAGCTACAGGACACCCTGAATGCTGAGAGGCAGAAAATGCAG GCTACAGCTAAGACTCTGGTCCAGCAAGAAGAGCAACTGAAGAAGATGAGCACTATCAGTACACTACAAGAAAACAACAGGATGCTGAAAATGAATAGAGAtaagctgcagcaggagctgcAACAAGCGCAGGCTAAA GTGACAAAGCTGCAGTCAGACATCAGTCCACTGCAcaactctctgtctctgctgtcagAAAAAAATGGCTCCCTGCAGGCTGATAAGAGGCTTCTGGAAGAAGACCTCAAACACTGGAAGGCCAAAGCACAG ctgctggccAGCCAACGGAAAGATGGAGATGTTGAGGAGAAACAAAAACTGACCAATGAGAGAGAAGCTCAGCAGAGACGCATCGCACAGCTTGCTGAAGAGACAGCCAAGCTGAAGACTGAACTGGCCAG ATCCAGTGCCAGCAGTAACTCAACTCAGTCTCAGCTACAAGGCATCAGAGACTCTGTGGCCCAACAGATatcagagaaagaaaatctgaaGAAAGACCTGGAAACAAAAAAGAATGAGATCCTGGAGAAGAACAAGACAATCACCCAGGTGAAGAAGATCGGACGACGCTACAAGACGCAGTATGATGAGCTCAAAGTCCAGCATGACAAG CTGGTTGCGGAAACAGCATCTAAAGCAGGGAGCGAGGCAGGTCCTAGTCAGGAGGTGCAACAGGAGCTGGCCAAAGCTCAGGAGGAGCTCAATAAGGCCAGAGAGGAGCtgaaaacactgaaagaagATGTGCAGAAGAAACAGCAAGAG ACCCAGAAGGCCCTGCAAGAGCTTGAGGAGGCGCAAAAGGAAAACCAGAAGACCAAGGAAAAGTCCCAGGAGGTTCAAAACCAGATTACAAAGAACCAGAACCAACTCACACAG TTGCAGTCCCAGTTGTCGCAGACCCAGTCTCAGCTTCAGCAGAATCAGAACCAGCTGACCCAGAGTCAGAAAGAGCTTCAACAAGCCAAGAACCACACCCAGCAG ATACAAAACCAGTTAAAATCAGCTCAAACTCAAGCTCAGGCCCGTCAGAGTCAGAATCAGCTGCTCCAGAAGGAGCTCCAGCAGGTCAAAGAAGCGCTCCAGCAGAGCCTCGCCAGTCAGAAAGAGCTGCAACAGACTCATCAAACCAATCAACAAAGCCACAACCAGGAAGTCAACAATCTCAAGACCACTCTAAGCCAATCAGAGGGCAAG GCGACTGAACTCCAGGGACAGCTGGACAGTCTGCAGAAG ACTGTTGGTGAGCGTGAAGCAGACATCAAGCGTCTGCAGGAGCAGCTGAATGAAGCTAACCAGGCCAATGATGCTAGTCAAGCATCACAGGCCAAGAGTTTCCAGGCCAGTGATGCTAACACAGGTGGTGACACCAACAAGGCTCAACAAGAGGAGGTTGCTAAACTCAGACAAGAG CTTTTGGATTGTAAGAAcaaagaggagcagctgagaCAGCAGATTTCTGATAAAGAAGAAAAGACTAAGAAGGCCTTCATGGGAGCTAAGACCAAAATCAGCCAGCTCATCA ATGCCAAAGAGCAGCTCATTAAGGAGACAGAAGAACTGAAACAGAacaaggaggagctggaggggagAGTAAACGCCCTCAAGTCTCAGTATGAAGGTCGAATTCTTCGCCTGGACAGAGAGCTGAGAGAACTGAGGGAGACTCAGTCACAGTCTGAGCCCAGAGAGGAGCCACAGGAGCAGAGTGGCTCTAAG GTGATGGATCAGCCGAGATCTGCAGACCAGAGACAGATATCTTTGAAGAGTCCAGCCCAAGACAGAGGAGG CTCTAGTCTGTCTGATCCTCCCACTGCTAACATCCGCCCAACCCCAAGTACTCCCTCTCCTAGCAACAAGCCCAGCCCCTCCCCTGGCAACAAGGCCACCCCCCGGGCCAGTATCCGGCCTATGGTTACCCCGGCAACCATCCCAATCCCGACACCTACTGCCACCGTCATGCCAACCACACAAAGTGACAGTCAAGAGG TGCTAATTAGTACAGGAGTCGCTGTACACTCCACCACCTCCAGTCTGGTGAGCACACCCAACTCTATAACTCAACCAGCCAGCTTACAAGCCACAGCTTTTGTCCAGCCAACCCAGCAGCAGGCAGTCAGTCAGGAAGCAGGTTCCAGCATGGACACAGAGCGTCCATCCACGTCCTCTTCTCTGATTGGTGCAG GTTCAAAGCgagccagagaggaggaggaggagggacaggaggaggaagaagaagaggagagcagaCCGGAGAGTTCCCACACATCACCGACCACTAAAAAACTACGACTAAAACCATCAATAGCACTGGAg ATGGAAGGTGATGAGGAGATGGAAGGAGAACTGAGGGATGAGGGGGAACAACAGGATTCACCAGACGACAGTCAG GAGCTTCCAGAAGAGGGTTTCCCCATTTTagctgaagatgaggaggacatTGAAGAAGAAGGCGTGTCCCAGTCTGTCCCCTCTTACCAAATGTTGTCTCAGGGCTCCGCTATAATCCGAGATGTCATTGTTATCGACACAGACAGTGAAAGCCGAGAGAGCAAAGATGGGGAGGAGAAGCGGGAGGAcgaagaggatgaggatgaagaggaaggagatgag tataaggaggaagaggaagatgatgaagatgaggatgatgctGGTGATGGTGAGATGAGGGGAGGAGATGAAAGTAATGAGAGGAGCGGGGctgaagatgagggagaggaggaagatccATCAGAAGCCACCAACGCTGAGGAGGATGTGTGTGGAGCGTCGTCAGACTCCCAGCATGCCTCTGAGCCgcagcagagca gtgaaggcagcagcagcgCCACATCAGAGTCTGACCCTGTCCGAGACCTTGTACACCTCCCCCCAACTTCCTCCTCTATATTCTCACCCTCCTACTCCCCCCTTACACCCCGCTTGCCACACCCCCGTAGGCCCACACACTCCCTCCCACCAAGGCTTTACATCCAACCACCGCCTCCAGAGCTGGGACCCCCACACATGCAG AGACAGTCCTCTCAGCTCCGTAGAACATCAGTAGGACGTGGACTTCAACTCACCCCTGGAATCGGCAGTACG CAACATTTCTTTGATGACGACGACAGAATGGTTCCCAGTACTCCCACTCTGGTGGTCCCACATCGCACTGATGGCTTTGCTGAGGCTATACA TTCTCCTCAGGTAGCAGGTCTCTCTACCAGGTTTAGATTTGGTCCTCCGGAAGACCTGCTGCCTCAAACATCAGCATCACACTCTGACCTGGGACAACTGGCCTCTCAaggag GTTTGGGTATGTATGAGTCTCCTCTGTTCCTTGCTGCTCATGATGAAgacggaggaggaaggagtGTCCCTACAACGCCTTTACAAGTGGCTGCCCcag TGACAGTCTTCACCGAGTCGCTGCCTTCAGACAGTGGTGACAACATGGCCTCACAGTCTGTTCCCATGGTCACAGCCTCCACGGGGATGGCTTCCGCTGCAGAGGATATAGATGAAGTGTTCGTGGAGCAAGAAGCAGAGGG acCTGGTATTGAGTCGTCTTTGGAAAGCCAGACAGACATGGAGTCAACAGggcagcagagtgatgatgcaTCACTGCCATCTACCAGCCAAGACCCCG ACACCAGCAGTGTTACTCAGCGGCGTATGATGAGCAGCCAATCCCCGATCAGTAGCTTGTCAGGCAGAGGgaccagaggagggaggggggaagcCAGGATGTTTATCAGCCGCAGAG